The Epinephelus lanceolatus isolate andai-2023 chromosome 19, ASM4190304v1, whole genome shotgun sequence DNA segment attcatgtcttttttttcttccctcctGCGTTGACCCCGCtctcatgcatttttaaaatagcTGCCTATCTTATATCTCCTTCAATATCCCGATGAACGAGCACATCGTGTTTCAATGGAAATGCAATAATATGGAAACAATTACAGTCCCTTactccttctgtctctgtctttgtcttctcTTCAGGAACTCACGCTGTCTCCAACCATGAGAGAATGAGTCACTGAGAGAAGAGCTGAGAGAGGAAAGAAACCAAGAGCGAGAGTGATAAAATCAAAAGGAACGGagggagaacaaaaaaaaagttgaaacagATAGGCCATTATGGGAAAGTACGCAGGCCCATCCCATACTTTGGCCATCCAATCTCCTGAGGACCCAGGGGACAAAGCAGGTGGAGAAGGAAGGGCCGCCAAGTAGACAAGCCAATGTGATGGACACGGCAAGGATGGACAGGCTGCATTTTCTTCATCCCTGCTCATTTGCCGGTAACCTCTCTGGCCTCTTTAAGAGTTTGTCTCCCTGGAAAGTTAAGGAGAAGTAAGGGGCAAATGTGCACAACTTCAGAAGACATGAGAGAATATTGACACTTCTCACATGCTCATTTTAAAGAGTATTTGATGCtgcatatatttatttttgtacaaggGTAAGATAAAGGCTAACCCAAAGAGGTTAGCATTcatcacagtgatcttgacttAATTTTTACTTGCTGTGCTTAATATTACTACACCTTGAACTGTGAATATGGTAATCCATCCTTTCTAGAGGACAATCTTAGTTGCAAAGGAAGTCCTTGGTGTATAGATTTGTGATAACCTGAGCAGCTGCACACAATCCTATAAAGAAGTTTATCTTATGAAGTCTGTTATGTGATGACACTGGAACTCAGTCAATCAATTGTACAGCTCTCTCACTGTTATAATGAATATATAGTAAAGGGGAGATCACTTATCTTGTTGACGCACTGACACAACTAGGCCTTCACAACATCAAACTGCCTGCAGAGCCTGTGGATGTTGGGGGAGCGAGAGAGACAAGAGAAATGGTGAGCAAAGAGCCCAACCACTTGCTCACAGGCCAAACCAACGGCAAGAGCACCTTGGCGGACAAGCTGCCCGGGACAATGACTGTGCGCTCTGTGCTGCTTAATCGAGACTCCCCAGATATCGAGAGCCGCCTCAAGCGCCGCCGCAACCGCACCCACCAGGTCCGCTTCAAGGACCTGGaggatggcagcagcagcagtggcaacaGTGGAACGGGAGAAAACAATAGCCATCAGAGGCCTGCCACAGACTGTGACAGCCCACACCCTCTTCGCAAACACAACAGCAGGTCCCCCAAGCCATGGATGGACAGGGATGGGCTACGGACTCAGAGTCTACCTGGTCAAACCTCTGTGGTGGGGGCTGTGCGTGGGGACATGGCAAGTACTATAGAGGTGGTGGCTGCTTTCTTAGCCCGAGCCCCTCCTCATCCATTGACGCCAGGTCCCACACGTCGATGCTGGGCACCACCACAGACTAACTCTCTAACTTTGCCAATGACACGCAGGCCCAGCACGAGCACCAGCACAGCCATCCAGACCTCCCCATGCCTGAAAAAGCCCCAGTCCCTCTCTTCCACTCACACACGTAGCCACAGCCTTGGGGACTCAGTGGGCATGGATGGGGATGATGAACATGACTCTCAAGACGAGTATCTTACGCACAACCATGTGTCAGGGCCCGGGTCCAAGGATCAGAATGGTCCTCCTGGGCCTGGGGATCGAACTGCAGTGGAACGGAGATCTAAAGCCTCCAGGACAGACATTAAATCAGCTGTTAGTGTGGTAAAGAGCTCCAGGCACAGCTGTCCCCCTTCAGTGCTTCACAACACTGAGCCATTTCACTGTTCCTCTGCATCCTGTCGAGATGGCCCCAAGCGTCAGGGAAGCAGCACTCCCTCAGTGGTCAGGAGGAGAAAGCGGCTGAATCGGACAACAAGTGATCCTGGAAAGGAAGTGCACTACTGCACCACTCCTACTCAGACTGAAAGCCCCTGTTCATCCCCACCACCCACAAATACCAAACTCTGTACCACTCAAGTTCAAACTGAGAGCCCTTCCCCACCTCAAAATTCAAAGTATTGCACCGCCCAAAGTCAAACAGACAGTCAAAATAAATCTTCATCTTTGAGTGACAAACAATGCACAACTCAAATTCAAATCACCAACTCTCGTCCAGCCCTACCTCCGAATGCTGAACAGTGCACCGCTCAAATACAAACAGACTCGCCCTGTCACTCTCCTCCAAATCATGAACCTTGCACTACCCAGACACGAACTTGCAGCCCCTGTGCTTCCCCACCTCTGATAGCATCACCCAGCTCCATGCAAATTCAATCTGAGAGTCCAGTATCCCCAACTGTGTCTCAAGACCCTCCCACCACCCAAGTAACTACTGTGCCTTACTGTACCTCTCCTCCACCTACAAGAGCGCTGATACAGACCCCTGAACACTGCGCCAAACCACCTTGCTCCTCTCCAGCCAAGCCAGCTTGcaccaccccacccccacccataGCATCATCCGTTCCTTGCTCTTCTTCTGCACCTACTGTCGTCCAGCACCCTATCCCATATTATACTGTTGTGTCGCCACCTACAACCCCCAGCACAGGTCTTGTCTGCTCCAGTCCTCCCTCAGCTGCGCCATCATGCCCCACCCCAAAGTGCACCTCCCCTGTCCCAAACATATCATCAGCTCCCCCAACCTGCTCCACTCCTACCCCAGCTATAACCCCCAATATAACTCCCATTGACCCCATCAGACATCAAACCACCACCCTGAACGTAACACATCAGCCAACACACAATGAATCAATCCCTACACCTCCTACAAATCTAACACCCTGTACATTTGTAACTCAAACTGCTCTGTCCTGCACCTCCATAACATATTACTCCACCACACATTCAGTTAGTCACCATGCTCCACACCCAAATTCCACTTCACCTTCCTATGCCACTCTCATACAAACCGTGTCTCATTGCAACATCCCATGTCAAGCTCTGCAAAATACCTCTTCTGCCAACACAGGCATAACCCCATACTCCTCCCCCGTCCCCAAACTAAAATCTTGCACTTCTCCGCCTCCACTTGTGAAAACATATGTGTCCACTCTTCCAAATGCACAGCTGTGTACAACACCAACTAAAGCTGTTCCTCTTTATTCTTCCACATTTCGCGCTGCACCACCGTACACGCCCCCCTCTCAGGCGCCCTACCACGCTCAGGATAAGAGGGGCATTCGACTTCCACCTCCTCCCCCGCCACCTCCACCTTACACACCACGCAAAAAGGGAAGTGAACCGCCAGGTCCTGCAATCCGAACACCCATGCTCAGGGCTGACAGCAAGGCCAGCAAGAAAGATAAAGacggagagaaggagaaaaaggaatatataaaatgtacagACTCGCCCAAGCTCTGTGAGAGAGCCAGCTCTCTGAAGCACAGAGCTCAAACTCCGCCAGTTGCTGTGATGAAGGGAGAGAAGcagtcctctccctcctctcctgccaAGGCCTGTTTTAAGTCCAGCTGTCTCAGCTCAGCCCAGGCTCAGCTTGGGGCACTACACAAAATGCTCTGCTCAGGACCCAACGCCAGGCCCAACACCCCCAACAGTCAACACCCTCTCCCTCCAAACCAGCAGGGCTGCTCTGGAGCCAGGGGCTGCTCTGCTTCTGGGGAGCAGCCTACAGCTGGGCCCCTGACTGCCACCCAGGCTGACACACTAAGACAGGTCCAGGAGATTCTGGGAGGGTTGGTGTCTGGGGCAAGGTGTAAACTGGACCCATCCAGGGTGACAGAAAAGCTCCTGGGTCCCAACGGACCCCTGCACGACATCCGTAGCCTGCAGACGCAGCTCCACAGCCTGGAGGGGGTCCTGGAGACCAGCCAGAACACCATTAAGGTCCTGCTGGATGTCATTCAAGACCTTGAGAAGAAGGAAGCCGAGAGAGACGGGTGAGgcaatatttcattttgttcGGCAGTTTACATTGTAGGAATTGAGAGGTAACGCCTGCATACTAACTCCACACCACAAATCTATTTCAGTCAATATTTTAAGCTCAATCAGACCTTCATCAGG contains these protein-coding regions:
- the LOC117270198 gene encoding uncharacterized protein LOC117270198 isoform X2, translating into MVSKEPNHLLTGQTNGKSTLADKLPGTMTVRSVLLNRDSPDIESRLKRRRNRTHQVRFKDLEDGSSSSGNSGTGENNSHQRPATDCDSPHPLRKHNSRSPKPWMDRDGLRTQSLPGQTSVVGAVRGDMASTIEVVAAFLARAPPHPLTPGPTRRCWAPPQTNSLTLPMTRRPSTSTSTAIQTSPCLKKPQSLSSTHTRSHSLGDSVGMDGDDEHDSQDEYLTHNHVSGPGSKDQNGPPGPGDRTAVERRSKASRTDIKSAVSVVKSSRHSCPPSVLHNTEPFHCSSASCRDGPKRQGSSTPSVVRRRKRLNRTTSDPGKEVHYCTTPTQTESPCSSPPPTNTKLCTTQVQTESPSPPQNSKYCTAQSQTDSQNKSSSLSDKQCTTQIQITNSRPALPPNAEQCTAQIQTDSPCHSPPNHEPCTTQTRTCSPCASPPLIASPSSMQIQSESPVSPTVSQDPPTTQVTTVPYCTSPPPTRALIQTPEHCAKPPCSSPAKPACTTPPPPIASSVPCSSSAPTVVQHPIPYYTVVSPPTTPSTGLVCSSPPSAAPSCPTPKCTSPVPNISSAPPTCSTPTPAITPNITPIDPIRHQTTTLNVTHQPTHNESIPTPPTNLTPCTFVTQTALSCTSITYYSTTHSVSHHAPHPNSTSPSYATLIQTVSHCNIPCQALQNTSSANTGITPYSSPVPKLKSCTSPPPLVKTYVSTLPNAQLCTTPTKAVPLYSSTFRAAPPYTPPSQAPYHAQDKRGIRLPPPPPPPPPYTPRKKGSEPPGPAIRTPMLRADSKASKKDKDGEKEKKEYIKCTDSPKLCERASSLKHRAQTPPVAVMKGEKQSSPSSPAKACFKSSCLSSAQAQLGALHKMLCSGPNARPNTPNSQHPLPPNQQGCSGARGCSASGEQPTAGPLTATQADTLRQVQEILGGLVSGARCKLDPSRVTEKLLGPNGPLHDIRSLQTQLHSLEGVLETSQNTIKVLLDVIQDLEKKEAERDGHSYRTGQDIENCGTCRDCACIIYSVEHDFRLQEGQVVRTWKVGDPPEGSPQTPTPQPSTPHQQDSPQPVRPPATTKKNRKKCFWFL
- the LOC117270198 gene encoding uncharacterized protein LOC117270198 isoform X1, encoding MVSKEPNHLLTGQTNGKSTLADKLPGTMTVRSVLLNRDSPDIESRLKRRRNRTHQVRFKDLEDGSSSSGNSGTGENNSHQRPATDCDSPHPLRKHNSRSPKPWMDRDGLRTQSLPGQTSVVGAVRGDMASTIEVVAAFLARAPPHPLTPGPTRRCWAPPQTNSLTLPMTRRPSTSTSTAIQTSPCLKKPQSLSSTHTRSHSLGDSVGMDGDDEHDSQDEYLTHNHVSGPGSKDQNGPPGPGDRTAVERRSKASRTDIKSAVSVVKSSRHSCPPSVLHNTEPFHCSSASCRDGPKRQGSSTPSVVRRRKRLNRTTSDPGKEVHYCTTPTQTESPCSSPPPTNTKLCTTQVQTESPSPPQNSKYCTAQSQTDSQNKSSSLSDKQCTTQIQITNSRPALPPNAEQCTAQIQTDSPCHSPPNHEPCTTQTRTCSPCASPPLIASPSSMQIQSESPVSPTVSQDPPTTQVTTVPYCTSPPPTRALIQTPEHCAKPPCSSPAKPACTTPPPPIASSVPCSSSAPTVVQHPIPYYTVVSPPTTPSTGLVCSSPPSAAPSCPTPKCTSPVPNISSAPPTCSTPTPAITPNITPIDPIRHQTTTLNVTHQPTHNESIPTPPTNLTPCTFVTQTALSCTSITYYSTTHSVSHHAPHPNSTSPSYATLIQTVSHCNIPCQALQNTSSANTGITPYSSPVPKLKSCTSPPPLVKTYVSTLPNAQLCTTPTKAVPLYSSTFRAAPPYTPPSQAPYHAQDKRGIRLPPPPPPPPPYTPRKKGSEPPGPAIRTPMLRADSKASKKDKDGEKEKKEYIKCTDSPKLCERASSLKHRAQTPPVAVMKGEKQSSPSSPAKACFKSSCLSSAQAQLGALHKMLCSGPNARPNTPNSQHPLPPNQQGCSGARGCSASGEQPTAGPLTATQADTLRQVQEILGGLVSGARCKLDPSRVTEKLLGPNGPLHDIRSLQTQLHSLEGVLETSQNTIKVLLDVIQDLEKKEAERDGRHSYRTGQDIENCGTCRDCACIIYSVEHDFRLQEGQVVRTWKVGDPPEGSPQTPTPQPSTPHQQDSPQPVRPPATTKKNRKKCFWFL